The Colletotrichum destructivum chromosome 8, complete sequence genome includes the window AGACAAGCTAGGCTAGGCtagggaggggagggagacggTGGCTTAGCAGCGCAACCCCACTCACATTGTTATTGATCGGTTCAACAACTCTTGATTGGCCTCGGTGTGCCTTTTGTCACAAAATAAAGAACCAAGGTTTAAATGCAAAAGATATCAATAATAATGGGGGAATTGTTTCCTCAAAAGCAGATGTCTGCCTGCAACAACACCGCTGCTGCCTGTTGGTTTTCTGTGGAACCAAACTGTCTCATATCGTCGGCTATTCACGTTTACCCGCTTCCGGGCGCAAACAAGTACTGTATGCTCCATAGGTGCCCGTCGTATCCGACTTGCTTACCAAACAGAAGTCAACGGAGCCGGCTCCGGCTTCGGCTCCGCCCTCAGCGTGTTTACAGGGGAAGACATTATCCCCCCACGGAtacggcgccggctccgatGCTACACCGGGGGGTCCACATCCGCCGGCCGGACCAAACACCCCGCCAAAAGTCCGTGTCATGAGTCGTGCAAGCTCTGAGAAGACACAGTCCAACTGCACGGCTGCTCTTCAAATCCGGTGTTCTGAACAGCAGCCGGGATGCACTTGCCGAGGCCAGTGCCGGAGATGCTGAATCTGCCCCGTCCGCGGCGCGATGCGGCCCCAAAGGACTAGCACAAAGGGCCGGGGCTTGTTAGTAACAGCACTTGTTTGATTGTGGTCGCCGCCAACTATCGTGTCCTTGCTTAACGTGAGTATTGCATTACCAGAATCCCCATCCGGGCTTGAAGGTATCCCAGCTACATGGTAACGAGGAAATAACTATCTTTTTACGTTTGCATCCCGGGCTGTTCGACACCTTTTGTGGAACGGAGCGGAACCATGGACGTCCAGCATGCTCGTTCCGTTACCCATTCAtgttttcccccctcccccacaTTTTCGTTCATGCTTCTTGGTATGTACCCCGGGATTGTATATCTAACATCACACTTGGAATAACGAGCAGAGCACGCTTGAACAGGCAGCTTTCGATAATTTTGACATATCACGAGAAGACTTAAGGCGCGGGATTGGATACGCAGATTGGGGCAACAGCATGGGGTCACACGCACCTATTCACCAGCACTTGCGCGACCCCATCGAGGACGTATGGGGCCCGAGAACCCCGTACAAGCATGAGTGGCCTACTCGGGTCGACATAGAATgcgacgacgagccggaCAAATGGGTTCAGAGCGCATGCGTGCTTTGTTGGTGTGTCTCTGTCTTATTCTTCCCGCGAGAACCTCTGTCCAGTCCCGACAAGCGGGTATGTGCAAGCTGACCGTGTATCCGCAACTTCGAAGCAACGGCTGCGGTCTAGACATCGGCATCAAAGACGGCAAGGTGGTGGGTGTCCGTGGACGTGCAACGGATCGCGTCAACAAGGGAAGGCTTGGGCCCAAGGGCTTGCACGGGTAGGCCAGCCGTCTCGAACAGCAACCACAGCAACCTGTGGGCTGTTTTCTGGTTTGATCGCTGACCAAAAGCCGTTTCCCCGTCTAGGTGGAAGTCCATAGACCACGCGGACCGCCTCACACATCCTCTAATCCGTCGCAATGGTAAACTTGAGCGGGCCACATGGGATGAGGCGATGAGGCTGATCGTACAGGGCTCAAAGGACCTCATCGAGCGCCTCACAAGCCATAGCATAGCCTTCTACACGTCGGGTCAGCTGTTCCTGGAGGAGTACTATGCTCTGGCGGTGGTTGGGAAAGCCGGCCTCTCGACGCTGCATATGTAAGTCCAGATCGCTTCGCTGGAGAAAATGGGTCTTGCTGACACCCCTAAGAATGGAAACACTCGTCTGTGTaccgcaacagcagcacATCCATGAGAGAATCGTTCGGCTCGGACGGCCAGCCGGGATCGTATACGGACATAGACTTCACCGACTGCCTGTTCCTGGTCGGCTACAACGTCGCAGCCACGCAGACGGTGCTCTGGTCACGGATGCTCGACCGCCTGGACGGGCCCAACCCGCCGAAGCTCATCGTCGTGGACCCGCGCATGTCTGATGCCGCAAGGAGGGCAACGGTCCACCTCACCCCCAAGATCGGAACCAACCTGGCCGTCCTGAACGGCATCCAGCACCTCATGTTCAAGCACGGCTGGATCAACAGGGACTTCATCTCGAAACACGTCATCGggctcgagcagctcgagaagaCCGTCGAGGACTACACCCCGGATAAGGTCGAGCAGATCTCCGGCGTGCCCACTCAGCACCTGGAAGAGGCTGCCGCGATCATCGGCCAGTCCGAGagcctcttgtcgacggcgctgcAGGGCGTCTACCAGTCCAAccaggcgacggcgagcgcgTTCCAGATCAATAACGTCAACCTCCTCCGGGGTCTGATCGGTAAGcccggcagcggcgtccTGCAGATGAACGGGCAGCCGACGGCGCAGAACAACCGCGAGGCCGGGTGCGACGGCGAGTTCCCGGGCTTCCGGAACCACATGAACCCCGTCCACATGCAGGAGCTCGCGGACCTGTGGAACATCGACCCGGTCAGGGTGCCGCACTGGAACGAGCCGACGCACGTGTAGAACCTGATGAGCTACATCGAGAACGGCTCCATCGGATGATGTGGATCTCGGGCACGAACCCACTCGTCAGCCTGCCCAACCTGCCGCGCGTGGGGAAGCTCCTCACGGACCCGGGgctgttcgtcgtcgtctgccaGGACATCTTCATGACGGGgacggccgccatcgccgacgtgGTGCTCCCCGCGGCGCAATGGGGCGAGAATACGGGCTGCTTCACCAATGTCGACCGCACCGTCCACCTCTCGCACAAAGCCGTGGAGCCCCCGGGGGAGGCGAGGTCGGACCTCGACATCTTCCTCGACTACGGGCGCCGCATGGACTTCAgggacaaggacggcgacctcctcctcccgtACAAGACCCCGGAGGAGGTGTTCGGCGTCTGGCAGAGGCTGTCGCGCGGCCGCCCGTGCGACTACAGCGGCCTGTCGTACGAGAAGCTGACCGGAGGCTCCGCCATCCAGTGGCCGTGCAACGAGGCCAACCCGCAGGGCGCCGAGCAGCGGTTCGGCGATGCCCAGTTCTTCACCGACATCAACGTCTGCGAGAGCTTCGGGCACGACCTGGAGACCGGGACCCCGTACTCCAAGGCCGAGTACGCGGCGCTGAACCCGGCGGGTCGCGCGATCCTCAAGTCCTACCACTACGTTCCGTCcttggaggagctggacgaggagtaCCCCTTGCGGCTCTCGACGGGCCGCAACAAGTTCCAGTTCCACACGAGAACGAAGACGGGCAGGTCCAAGAAGCTCCAGGACGCATGTCCGGAGCCGGAGACGACGTCGTTGTCAGATCGAGGCGTGGAGCCATTGAGCTAAAGGTCAAAGTAGGCGGGATGTCGGTCGGCCAGGTGTTTGTGCCGTTCCATTTCGGCTACTGGGATGCCAAAGATGGAAAGTCGAGAGCGGCCAACGAGCTAACTGTCGGTACGTTGTTCTGAACTTCATTTcgcttccccctcctcctctctcttcctctacAGTCGAAGCTGACGTCTTGTCGTGATAGAACGCTGGGATCCCATTTCCAAACAGCCAATGTTCAAGTCTGGCGCCGTCCGCATCGACAAAATCGAAGAATCCTAAAATCCACAGTGCCCCGAGCAGCAGTCCGCTGCAGAAGCGTAGTGCTCGAGCAAAGGagccgagatgacggcggcggcggacgaccagtcgaggccgaagcGCCACTTAGAGTCTTGGCTCGGCGAGACGTAcgagagcatcaagcagCTCTTTGAGATCTACACCGATCTGCTCCccgacctcatccatgaCGTTGACAAGAGGGCGGCATCCGCTTCATGCACCGGATCGCGGAGAACgtcgaggcgaggcgaggcgggcaGGTCGACAAGTTCGGCGAGGACGTCTGGCGCGGCAGCCGCAAggcggcagcgccgtggGAGGCCCTCTTCCCgaccgtcgacgacgacgacgcgtAGAGAGGCCCGTACGAGGTCATGGAGGCGTTGCAGGGCCTGCACATCTACCTCTCGCAcatcgagggcggcctgAACGCGCTGATCCCCGTGAGCCAGGCGTGCTGGGACGCGGAGttcttcgaggccgtcaagtTCGGGCAGGAGAGCATGCATCGTATGCAGTCCTGGGCCGACCAGCAGATCAAGGTCAGGGCGCCTCAGACTCTGCTGGTGCCGATGCTTGTCCGAGACTGAATGATGCAGTCAGCGCTCTGGTCTGAGACCAAGACCTGGATACATATAAAGTCATAATGCTGTCCACGTCCTCGATTGTATTTGTGCCCATCATAGTTGAACCGATACTTAGTAATTTGACACGTTGAAATCCTGTACGAAAATCACGATAATAGAATGGTGACAATATTTATTACTGCAAAATATCATCAGTCTAGATGTAGCTGAACTAAAGCACTTTGCTTCCGGTGTAGGCGCCGGTCAAGACCGCGGAGATACCAGAGAAAATCGCCAGTAATTCCAGACATGCCGAGATTGAGTTTTAAAACGGACGCTTGGCGTCATAATtacgagagagagaacgtAGTGCCGCAAAGATTCAAGTTCGTGCCAAAGGCACTCGGCCATGGCCCGCTGTGTTGACCTCTTTGTTCACATATGACAAGCTTCCAACCCAAGGAAGCGCCATGCAGGTCTTCCCAGTGACTTCATGAACCAATTTCCTCGAATAAAAATTCTACACTCTGTCACTCAGTGGCTCATACCAGCCCAACAGTCGGCAACTCGCTCCTTCACTTTGGCGCCAATATGaatctccatctccatctccatctccatctccatctccagcACCACCGCAATCACATCCTACGACACGGCCGTGGACATCCTATATCAGGCCGCAGCAGAGCTACGGCCGCCAAACGAGCAGGACGGGAACAATACCTGGGAAGATGTATCACTCCTGGACGCTGTGGGCcgcgtggccgccgccgacgttcTCAGCCTGGCAGCGACGCCCGAGTTCGACACGTCTGTCATGGACGGCTACGCGGTCCGCTCGGAATCCACggccctcgcctcccccgagacgccgctgctgctgggtgTCCGCGGGACCATCGCCGCAGGCGACGAGCCCACGGTACTGGGCGAGAACCTCTTCCAGGGGGATGCGGCGGAGTCGTGCCTGGAGATCACGACGGGCGGCATCTTTCCTGTGGTCTCGGGCTCCAAGAGACAGTTCGACGCGTGCGTGCGCGTTGAATACACTGCCTTGGCGTCCGCCGGaggcggcaacgacgacgcggaACAGTTCATCATGATCACGAAGCCCGTCCGGCGAGACGCCATCCGTAGGCCCGCCGGCTGCGGCATCCGGGCCGGGCAGCGCGTCGTCGGGAAGggggacgtcgtcggcgcctcGCACGTCATGCCCCTGGCGTCGGCCGGGGCGTCCGGCGTCCGGGTCCTCAGCAAGCCGCGCGTCGCGGTGTGGTCGACGGGCGAGAAACTGGTCGCGGGGAGCGTCCCGGACGTCAACGGGCCTTTCCTGGTGGCCGCGCtccgcgaggccggcgcggagCCGTCGTTCCTCAGGACGCTCACTGAccgcgaggacgccgtcaggAAATCGCTGCGGGAAaccatcgacggcggccggtTCGACGTGGTTttgacgacgggcggcgtCTCCGTCGGGAAGTTCGACTTTTTGGCCTCGTCCCTGGGCGGTCTCGGGGCCAGGACCCGCTTCCACGGCGTGGCCATGAGGCCGGGACACCCGGTCCTCTTCGCCGAGGTCCCCGGCCCGTCCCAGATCCTTCCCGTCTTCGGGCTCTCCGGGAACCCcggggccgcggcggcctgctTCAGGTTCCTCGTAGTCCCGTTCCTCAGGTCATGGTCTCATCAAGCCGCCGAGACGCCCGTCATGGCGCGGTGTCTGGACGACCTTGTAACAAACGGCTacggagggggagggaggaaagCGGCGTCGCCGGGCATCATCCCTCCCACGACGTCGTTTCGGCACGGGACCCTGAAGCAGCTTCCCGACGGAGACATGGCGGTGGAGCTCAGCAAGCAGCAGAGCCCCGCGAAACTCGGGCCGttcatcgacgccgactgCTGGGTCCGGACCGGGGGTCACTCACGGGAACGCGGCCCGAGGCGGCCCTTGTCCGCTGCTATCCCATGACGAGTCGCGCAGCATTCTGAAGCAGGACAGCCAGGGAAAGAAATGATGTTCGGGGTTTTTTTCTCGTAATTTTTTTATTACTTATACAACGTTGctggaagaaaaaaggatAATCCCACAAGCGGCGAGAATTCACATCACTCCGGACATAGTCCCgtctacgccgccgcccccttaGTCGCCTCGacggaggaggccggcggcggcgtcgtcgtcggcgccccgGCCCCCCCGGACTCAGATCCCAGcttcatctcctcgacggcctccaCCCACTCCTCCATCGTGTTCACGTTGGTCAGCCACCACTCGCAGCCGGGCGGCGCGTCCAGCATCAGCACATCcagctccctcgccgccgccgaggggcTCGCGTGCCCGCGCGCCACGCGCTCCGCCAGCCGCgacagcgccggcggcgcccagatggccagcagcggctcgCAGAACCCTTCCTGTGAGCGGTAGCACGTCACGGGCACGGAGTCGCGCTTGAGGAAGAGCAGGTACAGCGCgtccggcggcagcagcgggtAGTCGCACGCCACGACGACCCAGTTTGCCCACGGGTCGTACCGGTAcgccgcgaggaggcccgcGGCGGGGCCGGCCGAGTACTTGTAGGTGTTGGGGTGCTGGTCGCGGAGGATCTGCACCTTGGGCTCTTCTCTTTTGGGGTCGGTGCTCTCgggggctgctgctgctgcttctgctgctgacgatgatgatgttgaaggagacgaggaagaggaagggtTGTTCTCCGGCTGGGCGGCCAGCAGTTCGTCGAGGTAgtcgtccgtctcggacTCCTGCGCCACGAAGATGTAGATAGTATGTGGCTCCGGGAAGATGACGCGCAGCAGCTGGAGTTGCCGCTGGTACAAGGGGGTTCCGTCGGGCATGCGAAGGAGGTGCTTGGGTGTGCCCATCCGAGTCGACTTTCCCCCTGCCAGGAGGAGTGGCCTCATGGCCGGTAGTCCCATGGCGTGAGGAGAAAGGGGTTCTTTACTGCCGAGGAAGTTAAAAAGCAGTGTATCTTGCGTCAACCTTGCCACCCAAAACAAGCTTAGATCCGGCCTATATGATGTCGctgaagagggggggggggttccggTGGGTTGCGAGGGCTCTTACAAACGGGGAACAAGGGACATGCGCAGGATGGGTTGGAGGTGTAAGTCCTTGTAAACCAGCCAAACGCCTTTTTGCTGCGGGCAACAGTTATGAACCTTACATTTCCCCAATCTCAAACCACCCCACGTTCGCATATCGAGTCTCGTCCCGGACGTCATCATTACGCCATGACACCCCCTAGAGTTAGCGTAATACTTCCCCATCCGTGGACCGTTCGACCCGGAGATGCTATCCGATCGAGAGGGtaggggggaaggggtggGCGTTTCCCTGTTCCCCATCTGGACCATGTGCAGATATGCTTCTTTAATACACTGCAGTTCTACTGGTCTCAGTGTTCTGCAAGTGACTGGCATTTCAGTATGAGTATGcccttgtctctctctctcttgctcaCCCAGTGTCACCCGCCCAATCCCATCCCCCTGTGATCCTCCCGCCCCCCACCTagagacacacacagagTCACAttttcacacacacacactcaccCTTGATCGACCAAGAAAAGGCCAATGATCAAGCAACCCGTGGGCCTGCACGGTCTTATCAGAGTTATCTTAGTGCAACGGTCGCCGTAGCCCTCGGCATGGCGGTCCCTGAACCTGAACCCAAgcccggaggaggggaggacctaccaacaccgccgccgccgccgccgctaacgacgacggcgacgaccgcCGCATCCGACCGCCCCGTCAGGCCCCACCGCCCCGTCCGGGACGCCGTccgcagcttctcgacgCAGTGGTTCCTCGTCCCCCAAGGGActgccgtcctcgccaccaTCCTCCACCAGCTCGACTACCGCTTCCGGGGGCTCACCGTCATCTCTTACCTCTTCtgggtcgccgccgcggccctgTTGCTGTCCACGCTCGGCATCTACGCCGTCCGGCTGGCCCTCTTCCCGCGCCACGTCCTACACACGCTCAGGCGCGACGAGGTggagctcgccggcctctCGAGCGTCTCCATCGCCTTCACCTCCGTCGTCCAGATGGCCTCGCTCACCCTCGTCTCGGCCTGGGGCGCGCCGTGGGGCGAAGTCGTCTACGTCCTCTGgtgggccgccttcgccctcgccgccctcgttgccctcgtcctccccttcctcttcatcaaggTCTACCCCTCCGGCGTGCCGCACATCTCCCCCGCCACCCAGATgcccgtcatcgccgccctcaccgccgccggcggcggcggcaccatctgcgcctcggccgccttgacCAGCGCCCAGCAGGtgcccgtcatcgtcgtctcctacctcctcatcggcgccggcctgccgctggtcttcgccctcgacgtGCTCTTCTGGGCCCGCCTGCTCGGCAACGACCAGCCCCCGAGGCAGAAGACCTTTCAGGACATGATCCTCTGCGGGCCCTGGGGCCAGtcctccttcgccctccAGATGCTCGGccgggccgtcgtcgggggcAGCTTCGCGGGGTACGCCagcggcgtcttcctcgccgccgacgccgccgggcccGTCGGTTACACGAGCATCTTCGCCGGCCTCACCGCGTGGGGGCTCGCCACGTTCTGGTGGTTCTTCGCCATCATGGGCGTGTTACACGCCTTTCTCGACGGGAGTGTACCCAAGAAGATCCCCTACACCTTGGCCGGCTGGGCCCTGGTATTCCCCTGGGTGAGTTGCTCCCCCGAGTCTCGATGGGGTGgagcggagggggggatAATGTGGCTGCTGACAGATTGTTTGCCAGGGCGTTTATACGAACGCTGCCGTCCAGCTGGGAAAACTCCTCGACTCAGAGGCATTCAAGGTTTGGTCCACCTGCCTCGCTATCATGCTTGTTGCCATATGGCTTGTGAATGTCGTCTTCACAATTAGGATGCTAGCCAGGAGGTAACCGGGGAATGGAGCACGCACCCCAAAGTCTTAACTTGGATAGAGAGACGTTGCGAAAACCTGCACATGATTCCAGAGGCTTAAGTTGCGGCCGGGCCTTGTCATTCCTTATTGCACGGCCGCATCCATCATCATTCCGGTGATGTGACCCAATTCGGCCGGCCATCTCGAACCTCATCAACGATATCAACGCCATTTTAACCGCTAATTATCTACATGTATTTTCTTATTTTATTTTCATGACGCCCTCTCTTCAAGTTCGCTAACAAACATCCCGCACTCACCACCGAGAGAGCCGCGAGACGCACTTCATTCTCTCTCGGTCGAAAGGGTAGAGGCCGATCAGAAGAAGCAGATACAAATGCACAAGAGGCAGCACGGGTGCTTTTCCCGGGACGGGCCACCAGTAACCAAAAGATCCGCGCTCATGACACTTGGAGTTGACATCTCTCTGGAACCTGGACCGTTAACAGCTTACACACCCACGTCATCAATCAGCCGAGGATGCCCGCCAGAGTTGGACTCCCCCAAACATCCCAGCTGGGAATCCTCACCCTGACGTTATTGCGCGCCAGTGTCTGATGCCTAACCATCGTTCCGCTGTtgatccccccccctcccagaTTGCCCATTATTCACCCAGGACTTCCTCGTCTAACTGCTGACCGAGTCGTCGCCACTACGGGCCCCCGTCTTACGAAGCATAGGAATGCCTGCCCTCTGCCCTGCGTGACGGGCTGGCCCGCCGTGCCGCCGTCTCGCGTCCTTGACTCCGCACCCATTTCAACATAGTTAGTTTCACCTTGGCTGCCTTCGACATCACCACGTGCATCAAAATGTAGCTTTCTCAGAGCAAACTTTTTATTTGACCATGTCTGTAAGAGCAAGACGAGAAACGCAAGCTCTTGGAATGCAAAGAGCCAAAGGGACAGGATGCCtcaaaaaataaaaaaagtAACAAATCTTTCCTCCCGCCAGACTCCGAATTGCCCATCATGCCCATGTGCCAAGCCCGAACTCCGTCGAGATAACAAGAGAATCGCAGACCCAGAACTTTCCCAAACCAAATTAGGGGTATGATGCTCTCCATCTATGGCGCAGAAACCTCGAATTAACGCCCCTCATGTGATCCCCTTATTGCTGTGCTTGCATGTtcgttgttgttattgttgtaGTCGTCAAATCAGGAAAAGGACAAGAAAAATAGAAGAAAACGCGACGCGGGGTTTGATATACCGGCTTGGTCTGCGTCCCGAGTTCGGTATGGAGGAAATCAGGGAAGAGCAGCGACGCTGCCGGCCAGGAGAGCGTAGTTGGCCAGCTTGAGAGACAACACTCGGGATCGGGGATAATCAGGGCTAATGATCATACGCCCGTCCTTGTTAAACCCGACCTCTCCAAATGACTCGCTCAGCTGCTCAAACTTTGCGTTTGGCCGTACTCGATTCAGCTCTGCCAGGATGTTATCGCTCCAAACACCGGAGCACCAGCCGTCCCTCAAGACAAAGTAGGGGTTCAGGGGAGGAACGGGAGAGTCTGAAACTGGTTAGCAAAGGAGGGCCTTCCGGGTCTGTACGGAGTCCGAGTAAACATGACTTACCCAAGTCCACAAACCGAATCCGCAGGTAGTCCAGAGCCTTGAGGGTCGACATGGAGTGAATGCCTGCCAGCACGAGCATCTCGAACGAGTGGATGAAGTTCATGTCCTGGATGCCGCTTCCCGAATCGTGAAATTGGGGCACGGGGCGGCAGCAGTTCTTGACGGTGAGGTCAATCGTCTTGAGGCGCGTCGTTCTCGGGTCCGATCTGATGGCCGCCATGTTGAAGAAGTTCTTGCACACACGACCGGTGTAGGCCAGGTGCTCGAGCGCCGGGgtcgcctcggccagccTCGTGCAGAAG containing:
- a CDS encoding Putative molybdopterin oxidoreductase, whose translation is MGSHAPIHQHLRDPIEDVWGPRTPYKHEWPTRVDIECDDEPDKWVQSACVLCCNGCGLDIGIKDGKVVGVRGRATDRVNKGRLGPKGLHGWKSIDHADRLTHPLIRRNGKLERATWDEAMRLIVQGSKDLIERLTSHSIAFYTSGQLFLEEYYALAVVGKAGLSTLHISTSMRESFGSDGQPGSYTDIDFTDCLFLVGYNVAATQTVLWSRMLDRLDGPNPPKLIVVDPRMSDAARRATVHLTPKIGTNLAVLNGIQHLMFKHGWINRDFISKHVIGLEQLEKTVEDYTPDKVEQISGVPTQHLEEAAAIIGQSESLLSTALQGVYQSNQATASAFQINNVNLLRGLIGKPGSGVLQMNGQPTAQNNREAGCDGEFPGFRNHMNPVHMQELADLWNIDPVRVPHWNEPTHV
- a CDS encoding Putative molybdopterin oxidoreductase, aspartate decarboxylase-like domain superfamily produces the protein MWISGTNPLVSLPNLPRVGKLLTDPGLFVVVCQDIFMTGTAAIADVVLPAAQWGENTGCFTNVDRTVHLSHKAVEPPGEARSDLDIFLDYGRRMDFRDKDGDLLLPYKTPEEVFGVWQRLSRGRPCDYSGLSYEKLTGGSAIQWPCNEANPQGAEQRFGDAQFFTDINVCESFGHDLETGTPYSKAEYAALNPAGRAILKSYHYVPSLEELDEEYPLRLSTGRNKFQFHTRTKTGRSKKLQDACGMSVGQVFVPFHFGYWDAKDGKSRAANELTVERWDPISKQPMFKSGAVRIDKIEES
- a CDS encoding Putative molybdopterin biosynthesis protein MoeA, giving the protein MTSFQPKEAPCRSSHTTAITSYDTAVDILYQAAAELRPPNEQDGNNTWEDVSLLDAVGRVAAADVLSLAATPEFDTSVMDGYAVRSESTALASPETPLLLGVRGTIAAGDEPTVLGENLFQGDAAESCLEITTGGIFPVVSGSKRQFDACVRVEYTALASAGGGNDDAEQFIMITKPVRRDAIRRPAGCGIRAGQRVVGKGDVVGASHVMPLASAGASGVRVLSKPRVAVWSTGEKLVAGSVPDVNGPFLVAALREAGAEPSFLRTLTDREDAVRKSLRETIDGGRFDVVLTTGGVSVGKFDFLASSLGGLGARTRFHGVAMRPGHPVLFAEVPGPSQILPVFGLSGNPGAAAACFRFLVVPFLRSWSHQAAETPVMARCLDDLVTNGYGGGGRKAASPGIIPPTTSFRHGTLKQLPDGDMAVELSKQQSPAKLGPFIDADCWVRTGGHSRERGPRRPLSAAIP
- a CDS encoding Putative mobA-like NTP transferase, nucleotide-diphospho-sugar transferase codes for the protein MGLPAMRPLLLAGGKSTRMGTPKHLLRMPDGTPLYQRQLQLLRVIFPEPHTIYIFVAQESETDDYLDELLAAQPENNPSSSSSPSTSSSSAAEAAAAAPESTDPKREEPKVQILRDQHPNTYKYSAGPAAGLLAAYRYDPWANWVVVACDYPLLPPDALYLLFLKRDSVPVTCYRSQEGFCEPLLAIWAPPALSRLAERVARGHASPSAAARELDVLMLDAPPGCEWWLTNVNTMEEWVEAVEEMKLGSESGGAGAPTTTPPPASSVEATKGAAA
- a CDS encoding Putative transporter protein SLAC1/Mae1/ Ssu1/TehA; its protein translation is MAVPEPEPKPGGGEDLPTPPPPPPLTTTATTAASDRPVRPHRPVRDAVRSFSTQWFLVPQGTAVLATILHQLDYRFRGLTVISYLFWVAAAALLLSTLGIYAVRLALFPRHVLHTLRRDEVELAGLSSVSIAFTSVVQMASLTLVSAWGAPWGEVVYVLWWAAFALAALVALVLPFLFIKVYPSGVPHISPATQMPVIAALTAAGGGGTICASAALTSAQQVPVIVVSYLLIGAGLPLVFALDVLFWARLLGNDQPPRQKTFQDMILCGPWGQSSFALQMLGRAVVGGSFAGYASGVFLAADAAGPVGYTSIFAGLTAWGLATFWWFFAIMGVLHAFLDGSVPKKIPYTLAGWALVFPWGVYTNAAVQLGKLLDSEAFKVWSTCLAIMLVAIWLVNVVFTIRMLARR